Genomic window (Daucus carota subsp. sativus chromosome 5, DH1 v3.0, whole genome shotgun sequence):
ACGAGTAAATTTACCTGAGTATACTTACAAGTACATATATACAGCTGCACTTAATATGGTCCCCTGCGCAGCTTGGTGCTGGCCCGGGACACTCATATACACCAGGATACAAAAATTATGAACGTGTGTGTGGCTGTATGTATAAACAGAGATTAAAAGTTTACACGTGGGTTCAATGTCACAGACTTGAGTTCTCAGGTGCTGAACTCTTGTATTTTTGTGAATATTGGGTCCTCGTCACATCTATTCTTAGATTGAGATTGATCATCCATCCTCCCACTCTCATGTTTCAATACCCCCCCTCCTGATTTCACTGGGTTTATAGTTGCGCATTAATCACTCCCTTTATATATGTATCATAAGTCCCTTTCTCTTCTTTAGAGCAAAGGCCCTATATGTATGTACTTATAGACATACAGTGCTCATTTTTATATAGCTTAAATTAATCTATAACTCATGTCTGCTAATTTGTTTTAACTATGAGCATGTAGGATGTTGATGAAACAGTTATATCAGAggttaaaaaagataaaaagcCATCACTTCAGCCTAGAATGCATGCTTCTCCAGTTCATCTTCTGTTTACTTATCTCTCAACatttaaaagataatatgtACACTTCAAATTTGTTAGAGTCGCAGATTAACATTAACATTGAGAATACTAATCTATTGTGTAAATAGATTATGCACGTTTGAAGAAAGCTGAGCACTAATGCTAAAAAATCAGAGTCCTGGACTGCAGCCTGATAACGCTCATGCTACGGGAACATTAACATACGGAGAAACTATTGCAAATAGGCAAAGTAATTTAGAAGGCATGGGTATATATAGATATTGTAGGCAACAAACTGTAAAAACAACCCTGAAAATTATGACCTTAAATGGCTGAGGGGCTTAATTATACTAAAAAAGAGTAAATCATGATTGCATCATATCAGACAGTTGTTGTATTCCATGGACATAACTGATAACAACATATGCATTCTTTGTGGGCAGTAGACATGGGAGCAtgagatttgtaatatatgatatataagaGATGAACTACTTCTACTTTTGTTCCAGGTTGAGTTAAGTTGATGCCTCTGTGAAACTGGTATATTAATGGGTACCTAATCACTAGTGTCTTTCCAGAAATTTCTCTATCAGCACTGAGAATGCAGCAAAGCCTGCACAACCAACACATGCAGCCTGTGGTCCAGCTGAAAAATACAGAACAGCTACATCAGAGCTTATATTTCAGGGAATAGTTATGAGGACTGCAGGGGTGTATGACTGTGTATTAGTATGCACCAATAAGCTAGCCTGTTATCACATAAAAATGTTGTACCGGTTCACAAGGCTCATGCGTTGGCTTGATAGCACATGATATcagtaaattatttatttaattggaatgataaaaaaaatgtatctGACCTTGGAAAGAACTTGCGATCAAACCAAGACCCGATAATTACTTTTGTGTTGATAGATTTAAAGGTAAGAAAATGCCGGAATGGTGGGAGAAAGTTTAGAAAACAGTAAACATCAAACGGGCCATGTCAGTGAGTTAGAGTTTTGTCTCGTTCCTTTCATTTATCTAAAGCACACCATTAACATTGTTATCTGTTGTCTTCTCTTGTGTCATGATATGGCGGAGGATATGCTTGTTTTTTCAATATCAATATCAAGGGTCTGTATAAACTATTTTTCATGGCACTGCAACATGATGTAACACTAACTTTGATTAAATCataaaactatgatattctGGAAAACTTTGGCATgattgtgtatatgtatattttattctGTTGAAACATCCGAAAGACAGAGGAGGATATTACCAACTCATCATAAAATATTAACCTCCATTGTGCTGCTAGATAAGCAACACATTTAACTTCAAAACTATGACCATGAGAATCTACAATACCAGTAAATCGTTAAGAGTTGAAAGTAATTATATAAGACATTACCTTTTGCTGACAGCGCCCCTCCGGTTACACATCCAGCAACAACTGTGTTTCCCATGTCATGTTTTGCACGAGCCTACAAGACAAACGAGAAAAGTACCAAAAAGAAGTGACTCAACTGAATTTTCCATTAATCATCTAATTCAAATTTATGAAGATAATAAACAACAAAGTAGTGTTCTTTATATGACAGATATATATAATCCCCACAACTGATTGTTTTCTTTCGCGCCTGTCCCTTCTCATAGACAAAATAAAACTTCACATACCAATCGAATAAATGAATAACCTTCTCAACAACACATTCAGCAGCCGAAAAAATTAAGCCCATTACAGCAAAAGCCTTACAAGAACCCCAGCTTCTGCTACCCATCTGCTTTGCAGTATAAACAAATTGTTGTCTTCCTGTCATTTGGTCCTGCATTATAGGATTGTCTAAAGCCCCTAGAAACAATCCCATGAACAACCCAAGGCCACCTCCTATACACATTAAAACAGCACAAGATACACAGAATCATCATCACGATACAACTTAACACATCTCTTCATTCATAGAAACCATCTAATTCCAGTATTAAATTTGCCATTATTTAGCCTTAAGTTCAATTTCAATCCACAAATTTAAACCAGTGCTCTATCCCAAACAATGTTCATCCGATCCATTCATCTTATTCATGTTTTCACAAATTTAATCACACAAATTTTGCACCCTATCATATTCATTGATCCTCAACTATTATCTCCTATATATGTATGTTTCAATCATCACATTTTTGCCGCTACAACAACCTACTTTCATTCTACCAAACTGAACAAAATGTAATCTTACATGAGTAGAACTACAAGTAccaatacaatataaaaaatatataaacaaccaATAAACATCATTAGTGATTATATAATGATCCCCGGCAATCTCTAGTTAGCAacaaattatactttatattgACTCAAGGagaataaaattcataaatcgCGGATTATTTGCTACAATAATCACTTGTAAGGAATTTAGACCCTTTTTATATATACCCGCATTGTGGTATTTTAGTCCGCTCTCGAATTGAACCATAAACAAAACTCGAATAAATAAAATGAGTCGAAAAGTAATCTAgtgaaaatttcaaaaagaaaCAAACCCATGACACCACTAACGACGCTACGAACGCCACAATTATTCCAAATATCTTGGCCTCGAACTTCTTCGATTGTCGGCAATCGTATCGGCTCCACTGGAGGAGGTGCAGGAGTCTCTATCGCCGTTTTATTTGCTTCGTTATCTGAATTAGTACGGCTCATTGTAGCTGCAGTGCAGTTGTTACCGGTTTGATAAATTATGAAAGTTTTATTTGCGTGTATTTAAATTACAAGATAACAGGTGAGAGTGCCGCCATAAATAACATTTTTGTAAGATCATCGAGTAAGGGAAAAGAAAGCAGGTCTTGTGCTGTCTTGGGCTATAAGTTAGCgttttatacttttatttatttatttctgcaTACTGTGTGGTCCACATGAATTATAAATTGGGCTGGGCTACAAGTTATGAATAATATGAGTTTGGGTGGGGAGTATATATGTGTAGTGAATTTATATACGGATTTTCCTGCCGAGGGCCCATACCAGTAACAACTTTTAGGTAGGCGTCGTATTGTTATTGgtccaataataataataataataataataataataataataataataataataataataataataatttcttaCATGCATGAAAATTCAAAAGAATCAAAATACTAGTGCTAGTTTGGTTGGATGTAGGAAGTAGCTTCCAGAGATATTTACACTTCCCTTCCATAAAAACTACCTAGGAAGTTTAATAAACATGTTTGGTtgacaaaattatatgagaAATCTAATAAACATATTTGGTTGATAAAAGTGAATTCTATACTAATTATGTTCATTATTTTGtttaaccaaattttaaatttattattaataaattttgaataacatTTTTAtcctttaatttattataaaaataatttgatcaatatttttatatattattatttcttatTATAACATTGACctaagatatattttatataactatttacatattaatttattaaacaaattaaGTATTCAGTTTATTCCTgacttttgatatttataagattttgacaaaataatattattaatatgttgtcattttctttttattattttattagatcAAATGAAcatattctataattttgttaatgaagaaatacaatttaacaattatattttgagttacataaaataacaatactaataacaatcctataattttttgaaatttactaATTATTTCTACTATTATATGtgtcaatatattattttagaacaaTTTAAgttttttcattaaatttacGTGTGTCccacaataatattttaagttgcacataatgaataaataaataaattataattataatttttaaatttaattaattattattaatattatatgtattagtatattattttaGAGTGGATTATGTAGttttatgttatattacaaaaaatttaaattaggtGCGTGATGCAGGAAGTCTGAGTAACCGAGGGGGGAGTAAGTAACTTCCTACGTTCTACAGCTAATGAAACTTCCAGCTAATGTAACTTCCTGGTGACTTCAACTTACTGTATTTTAAGTCAACCAAACAACTGCATATATGAACACTTCATAGGTATTTTAAATACCTAACTAATTTCCGATCTACCAAACGACCTCTAAAAAATTAGGAGTTGTACACACTAGAAGGAcccatttatataatataaaatgagttcATGAATCTGAAAATTCTTAACAAATTTTCCAGAAAGATATTCGGCAAACAAATTAGTTATtgttatactttattttttttatcgaaAAAAAAGTATGACACATTAgtgaatatattaaaaactcacctttcacaacaaaaaattgttcatattttaAGTAATCGTTGTTACTTCAATATTAACTGATATAACTCATGATGTACCTAAGTTGGATTACTCGAGATTAGTATTGAAGTAGAATAAACAAAAATTCTAGATAATTTACCTAATCATTCtgaaacaaattttatttaattcgtCCCTCTTTAGGTTTCATACAACTATACAAGTGACCGCGGTGTTAGgtaaaattataacatgtataaattaattataatcttataattatttaaataaatatttcaaattacagAATTATCTCTCCAGCATTCGTGATATAAAAAAACTTTGTACTCACTTACTCACCAGCCTAGCTAGCTGGTCTAAACATCGAATGCAAATTTCAAAATGTGAAGATGATTTGACTGTGAGATAGGGTGGAAATGTTCATATATACTTGTTGTCTCTTTAATAAAACTGAAAGTCAAACGAGATTTCAGATTCTGTAAGAAACACATGTATGTTTAATTGTGTACACATATacatttcttttaattaattaagtttaagggTGTGGCGAATTTGCGAGATACACATAACAGTAATATACTATATCTTCCTGTTTCCATTCATACAGTAGTTGACAACTAAgcctagtactccctccgtccctctgatttctatacattttctttttcgggatgtcccattcaattctatacatttcaaaactttcccaaaagagtatacttttataatataaaaatcccactcACTCACTACTTCCATCTAGGGGTGTCAATGGATCGGATCTGGATCGGATCAGACATGATCCATATCCTGATCCGTTTAATTTTAccggattcggattcggatcggatttcaACCGAATTTTTTAGAGTGTGATCCATATCCTAATCCGTAGGATCACGGATTTTCGGATCGGAGCTCCGCTCCgtttatatttaaacaaaaaaaaaatttcttcacttataaaaatttgttggaatcacttataataaaaatttataaattcaaaatgtagtgttttaaaatacaaaaatacacTTGTTCAAATATTACAAGTCTTTAATAAATTCCGGGAGTTTAGGATTGAGAAACACTacgttaatttatatatattacaaattttctaataaaatatgagaaaCTTAAAATTGAAATAGGTTGTACTAATGCAGTTCAATTATCCAAGTTCAAAtgctatttaattttatttatttatttacatatgTAATATCTTAATAgagcgcgcgcgcgcgcgcacacacacatatatatatatataagtcggatcggatttttttcggatcggatcgtattaaatccatatcctatACATATCGGATCGGATATTTtccggatcggatttttttcggatcggatattATTTTAGGTGATCCATATCCGCTCCGTTAGCTCTTGGATCGGACCGGGTCGGACCGGATATCCGCTCCATTGACACCCCTACTTccatctactttttcaaatctatcaattaaatatgcatggtcccaccactttacctacttttctttctctttctcattactttatattattttatacacttttcttagcgTCCGTGTCCATTCCAAACGTGTACATCtccgagggacggagggagtagcatttTATAGTATTAATAGATGAGATGagattactccctctgtcccatttaattgtatacgtttcttttcaactgctcgacacgcatttcaatgctcttacaaaatatagttccgcaacttatttttgagattttctttttctgaataaaaatataacatccaaactttaattcagaaaaagaaaattttaaaaataaattacacaactactttttacgggagcattaaagtccgtgccgcgtcctcgtcccccaatgtatacaactcagggggacggagggagtacatattaataggcctggcaatttgacacgtaacacgctaacacgaaacgaaacgacacgaaaaaaatggatacgggttttgattttcgatacaagaaacacgaaagtacacgaacacgaaattacacgatagatttcgtgtcggatatgggttttcatttggggtacacgaaatacacgaaagtacacgaaatatttgtagattatatttattatatatatgtaatgatatattaaatatataattgagtataaagtatatatttatatgtatgtgtggatatatattgtagatacattaacaaatttataaagaattgtatacaagtataatatatatcattcacatttactaaatttataaaggaaaatatatattaaatccattttttgattaaaaaatatattaatatttttatatataatatacacgaaaagtacacgaaatatacacgaaacgattcgaaacggatacgggtttcaaattaggtacacgaaattaataacgggcggatacgggtttcacctttgagtacacgaaacacgaaaatacacgaaacgaaagtatacgaaacgaaacgattgccacccctaCATATTAATACCGGAAGAGTCAAACAAGAACATGGAGACTTGTAAACCTACGTAGCATCCTATCACGCGCCAAGGCGGTGGTCAACCTCACAATGCTGCTGTACGTATTACAAAAGTTGTCCGTATTGCCCTTGCACGCTGCTGTAAGAACCAAGTCGCAATTGTCCTAGAGTGTAAATTTCAAAGTGTTTCTAAAGTTTTCTTCAAACTCAGAGtacttgaatttcaaatttctctCATTCCACACAACCTTGCGACTTCTTGTTAGTATTTGTCTAATGAGCTTCTTGATTTAATTTGTATACAATTGATTCATTTCATACTTTAATGAAGCATTCTATATGTCCCTACAATCTTGTCATTCTTTTAAGAAGCCATACTTTTTGCTCTGCAAGCCAATTGTTCCTTTTCTTCCTATAAAGGCTCTCCTTGATTTCCTCCGTAAAAGTATATTCAATCTGGTTGTGTATATTTAGCAGTTATCACAACACTAACATGGTAGGAGCCTCGCCTTGTGCCTCGTGTAAGTTGTTGAGACGCCGCTGTGCCAAGGACTGCATCTTTGCTCCTTACTTCCCTCCTCATGACCCTCATAAGTTTGCCATTGTTCACAAAGTCTTTGGTGCTAGCAATGTCAGCAAGATGTTGCAGgtatcctctctctctctctctctctctctccctccccctctctctctccccctctccctccctctctctctctctctctctctctctctgtgacATGGCTATATCTGTTGCAGGAGATTCCAGTTGAACAGAGGGGAGATGCAGTGAGCAGTTTAGTCTTCGAAGCAAATGCAAGATTGCGAGACCCGGTTTACGGATGCGTGGGGGCAATATCCTACTTGCAAACTCAAGTCTCTCAGCTACAAATGCAGCTTGCAGTCGCCGAAGCAGAGATATTATGTTTACAgatgcagcagcagcagcagcagcaaagtCAGCAGCCCAACATACCAATTACAGCACA
Coding sequences:
- the LOC108220113 gene encoding mitochondrial import inner membrane translocase subunit TIM22-4 isoform X1, whose protein sequence is MSRTNSDNEANKTAIETPAPPPVEPIRLPTIEEVRGQDIWNNCGVRSVVSGVMGGGLGLFMGLFLGALDNPIMQDQMTGRQQFVYTAKQMGSRSWGSCKAFAVMGLIFSAAECVVEKARAKHDMGNTVVAGCVTGGALSAKAGPQAACVGCAGFAAFSVLIEKFLERH
- the LOC108220113 gene encoding mitochondrial import inner membrane translocase subunit TIM22-1 isoform X2, coding for MSRTNSDNEANKTAIETPAPPPVEPIRLPTIEEVRGQDIWNNCGVRSVVSGVMGGGLGLFMGLFLGALDNPIMQDQMTGRQQFVYTAKQMGSRSWGSCKAFAVMGLIFSAAECVVEKVIHLFDWLVQNMTWETQLLLDV
- the LOC108222436 gene encoding LOB domain-containing protein 12 encodes the protein MVGASPCASCKLLRRRCAKDCIFAPYFPPHDPHKFAIVHKVFGASNVSKMLQEIPVEQRGDAVSSLVFEANARLRDPVYGCVGAISYLQTQVSQLQMQLAVAEAEILCLQMQQQQQQQSQQPNIPITAQQMMMIPDDKSLHLSTNNFDYSLQQQYLNFGPTSNIVMQDPPKRESLWT